ATTTCCTTGCAGGGGGGACACCAGGTGGCCCAGAATTCGACGAGGACAACCTTGCCTCTGAGGCCCGACAGGGTTATCTTGTTCTTCTGAAGGTCGGAGAGAGTAAAATCAGGCGCCCTGTCTTTATCAGCAACAGGCGGGCTGACACTCTTCTTGCACGAAACGGCAGAGAGGGCAACGAACAGGCAGACCACCAAGCAGAGTTTCTTCATATGATAATGTGCGGGTATCCGCACTCGCCTCCGCATGCCGTCAGGAGGCAAGGAGGGAATCTATCTTCGCCTTCAGCTGCGGTTTCGGGACCGCTCCGACAAGCTGGTCCACTTTCTGGCCGTCCTTGAAAAAGAGAATGGTCGGTATACCCATGATCTTGTACCTGCTGGCGATATCCGGGTTCTCGTCGGTGTTCAGTTTCGCCACCTTCATTTTCCCCGCGTACTCTTTCGCGAGTTCTTCCACCGTCGGTGCAATCATC
Above is a window of Thermodesulfovibrionales bacterium DNA encoding:
- the trxA gene encoding thioredoxin, with the protein product MAEGIVDVTGSTWDKEIIETKGLVIVDFWAVWCGPCRMIAPTVEELAKEYAGKMKVAKLNTDENPDIASRYKIMGIPTILFFKDGQKVDQLVGAVPKPQLKAKIDSLLAS